In Massilistercora timonensis, the following are encoded in one genomic region:
- a CDS encoding D-2-hydroxyacid dehydrogenase gives MKIVFLDAKTIGDDIDLSGFDRLGEVVKYGFSTSEQVPERIRDADVIIVNKVQVNESTIGGAGNLKLVCVTATGTNNLDKEYLDRRGIAWRNVAGYSTQSVAQHTFAMLFYLLEKLRYYDDYVKEGRYVNDTVFTHFEERFFELAGKRWGILGLGDIGRQVASIAEAFGAEVVYASPSGGKPQEGYHQVDLETLLATSDIISVHTPLNQYTQGLIDGEALGRMKKSCILLNLARGPIVVEEDLARALEEGTIRAAGLDVLSVEPMSPENPLLRIKDSRKLFITPHIGWASVEARTRLMEIILMQVKEFFQM, from the coding sequence ATGAAGATTGTATTTCTGGACGCAAAAACCATCGGCGACGATATTGATCTGTCCGGTTTCGACCGGCTTGGTGAAGTGGTAAAATACGGATTTTCCACCTCGGAGCAGGTCCCGGAGCGGATCCGGGACGCGGATGTGATCATTGTTAATAAAGTACAGGTCAATGAATCCACCATCGGCGGCGCCGGGAATCTGAAGCTGGTATGCGTGACCGCTACCGGTACCAATAACCTGGACAAAGAATACCTGGACAGGCGGGGCATCGCCTGGAGAAATGTGGCGGGCTACTCTACGCAGTCGGTTGCCCAGCACACCTTCGCCATGCTGTTCTATCTGCTGGAGAAGCTGCGCTATTATGACGATTATGTGAAGGAAGGCCGGTATGTGAACGACACGGTTTTCACCCATTTCGAGGAGCGGTTCTTCGAACTTGCAGGGAAGCGCTGGGGGATCCTCGGCCTGGGGGATATCGGGAGGCAGGTGGCTTCCATCGCGGAGGCCTTCGGGGCGGAAGTGGTGTACGCTTCGCCTTCCGGGGGAAAGCCGCAGGAAGGATACCATCAGGTGGATCTTGAGACGCTTCTTGCCACCTCGGACATTATTTCCGTCCATACGCCGCTGAACCAGTATACCCAGGGGCTGATCGACGGGGAAGCGCTTGGCAGGATGAAGAAAAGCTGTATCCTCCTGAATCTGGCCCGGGGGCCCATCGTGGTGGAAGAGGATCTGGCCCGGGCGCTGGAAGAGGGAACGATCCGGGCGGCGGGCCTGGACGTGCTCTCGGTGGAGCCTATGAGTCCGGAGAATCCGCTGCTTAGGATCAAAGACAGCCGGAAGCTTTTTATCACGCCTCACATTGGCTGGGCCAGCGTGGAGGCCAGGACCCGGCTGATGGAGATCATCCTTATGCAGGTGAAGGAATTCTTTCAGATGTAA
- a CDS encoding amidohydrolase, translating into MPEMELQELKEKCLAAIDRNKEQIIELGQAIYQTPELGYKEFQTQKKAEEAFAGAGFTVEKNLAYTGCRASSGRKDGPTVGVLGELDCILCADHPDSQAGGNVHACGHNVQIANLFGCALGLKESGALEELGGNVEFLAVPAEECVDYDYRDSLIKKGEIQFYGGKQELVRRGKLDGTDLFLQCHMMEMPEGKRCTVDTDCNGFMTKIVRFTGKAAHAGFAPDEGINALGMAQLALNNINAVRETFRDEDRVRVSVVLTEGGELVNVVPSTAALQIMVRAFTVEAILSASAKVDRALKAGALALGGKVEIHNRMGYLPMRTDRKLSKLYRENMIRYGGAGEDSFVELYETAGSTDLGDLSQMKPCMHIWTEGVTGGLHSRDYRIDDLEKAYLQPAKMLALTLIDLLYADAGKAKQILKEYDPVYTKEEYLHLLEDNSRVEIFDATGV; encoded by the coding sequence ATGCCAGAGATGGAATTGCAGGAATTAAAAGAAAAATGCCTGGCTGCGATCGACAGGAACAAAGAGCAGATCATAGAACTGGGGCAGGCGATCTACCAGACGCCGGAACTGGGATATAAGGAATTCCAGACACAGAAAAAGGCAGAAGAAGCCTTTGCAGGTGCAGGGTTCACAGTGGAAAAGAATCTTGCCTACACCGGCTGCCGGGCTTCTTCCGGGAGAAAGGACGGCCCTACGGTGGGCGTGCTGGGAGAACTGGACTGCATCCTGTGCGCGGATCATCCGGACAGTCAGGCGGGCGGGAACGTCCATGCCTGCGGTCACAATGTGCAGATCGCCAATCTGTTTGGCTGCGCCCTGGGCCTGAAGGAATCCGGAGCGCTGGAAGAACTGGGCGGGAATGTAGAATTCCTGGCGGTGCCTGCAGAAGAATGTGTTGACTATGATTACCGGGACAGCCTGATCAAAAAGGGTGAGATCCAGTTCTATGGCGGGAAGCAGGAGCTTGTCCGGCGGGGGAAACTGGATGGGACAGATTTGTTTCTCCAGTGCCACATGATGGAGATGCCGGAAGGAAAACGCTGCACCGTGGACACCGACTGCAACGGCTTTATGACGAAGATCGTGCGCTTCACCGGCAAGGCGGCCCATGCGGGATTTGCGCCTGACGAAGGGATCAATGCCCTGGGGATGGCCCAGCTGGCGCTGAATAATATCAACGCCGTCCGGGAGACCTTCCGGGATGAAGACCGGGTAAGAGTCAGCGTGGTGTTGACAGAGGGCGGCGAGCTGGTCAATGTGGTTCCTTCCACGGCTGCGCTGCAGATCATGGTGCGGGCGTTTACCGTGGAAGCGATCCTCTCGGCCTCTGCGAAAGTAGACCGGGCGCTGAAGGCGGGAGCGCTGGCGCTTGGCGGAAAGGTGGAGATCCATAACCGGATGGGCTATCTTCCCATGCGGACGGACCGGAAGCTATCCAAGCTGTACCGGGAGAATATGATCCGATACGGAGGCGCCGGGGAGGATTCCTTTGTAGAACTCTATGAGACGGCGGGATCCACGGATCTGGGGGATCTGTCCCAGATGAAGCCCTGTATGCATATCTGGACGGAAGGCGTGACAGGCGGACTTCATTCCAGAGATTACCGGATCGACGATCTGGAGAAAGCATATCTCCAGCCGGCGAAGATGCTGGCGCTGACGTTGATCGACCTTCTGTATGCAGATGCCGGGAAAGCAAAGCAGATACTGAAGGAATATGATCCAGTCTATACAAAAGAAGAATATCTTCATCTTCTAGAAGACAATTCCAGGGTTGAAATCTTTGATGCAACCGGCGTATAA
- a CDS encoding DUF6198 family protein, with protein MTELNQEMKYVLRRYLILMIGLAVMAVGVAFSIKADLGTSPVSSVPYVISLFTPLTVGTVTILMHGVFILMQILILRKDYHLIQLMQFPAAFFFGYLTDFGVWALQGIHYGSYWQQWIFCVIGILLLGVGVFLEVKAGVVVLAGEGLVLAICQVLPVKFGNMKVAFDVALVVTACVLGLVFTGQIQGVREGTVAAAILVGQIAKRLGKLMERWKLEDL; from the coding sequence ATGACGGAATTGAATCAAGAAATGAAATATGTGCTCAGGCGCTATCTGATCCTTATGATCGGCCTTGCGGTCATGGCGGTGGGAGTTGCCTTTTCCATCAAGGCGGATCTGGGGACTTCTCCTGTCTCCAGTGTCCCCTATGTGATCAGTTTATTTACGCCTCTGACGGTGGGGACAGTGACTATTCTGATGCACGGTGTGTTCATCCTGATGCAGATCCTGATCCTGAGGAAGGATTATCATCTCATCCAGCTGATGCAGTTTCCGGCTGCATTTTTCTTTGGCTATCTGACGGATTTCGGCGTGTGGGCGCTCCAGGGGATCCACTACGGCAGTTACTGGCAGCAGTGGATATTCTGCGTGATCGGGATATTGCTGCTGGGCGTTGGCGTATTCCTGGAGGTGAAGGCGGGAGTGGTAGTCCTGGCCGGAGAAGGGCTGGTCCTTGCCATCTGTCAGGTACTTCCGGTAAAATTTGGAAATATGAAGGTGGCCTTTGACGTGGCCCTGGTGGTGACGGCTTGTGTCCTGGGACTTGTTTTTACCGGACAGATCCAGGGCGTGCGGGAAGGAACTGTGGCTGCAGCCATCCTGGTGGGGCAGATCGCGAAACGGCTGGGGAAGCTTATGGAGAGATGGAAACTGGAAGATCTGTAG
- a CDS encoding helix-turn-helix transcriptional regulator — protein MAVSYKKLWKLLIDRDMKKKELAEKANLSNYTINKMNRGDNVTTDTLVKICSVLNCTFDDIMEMVPDENK, from the coding sequence ATGGCTGTCAGCTATAAAAAACTTTGGAAATTGCTGATTGATAGAGATATGAAGAAAAAAGAATTAGCAGAGAAGGCAAATCTCAGCAATTATACAATAAATAAAATGAATCGTGGAGACAATGTGACTACTGACACACTTGTGAAAATTTGTAGCGTCCTGAATTGTACGTTTGACGACATTATGGAAATGGTTCCTGATGAAAACAAATAA
- a CDS encoding C39 family peptidase, which produces MTKEKKYSRRKQQVKRQILLIVVVAVLAVGSLGTYIVRSSAGKQETTEAAGSPGAKTDTGAPEDPSGGETQEERLARVKRTAVEENYPEEVVELLDKNEETVEFVEAYPNKKDCAPARTIGTDLTKGEIPELIQWDGRWGYTSYGTSVVAASGCGPTCLAMVAAGLTGDPSVTPARVAAYSDKHGYVDENNNTYWRLMSEGCRDFGLSCYEGEIRESAVVSELKAGHPVICSVGPGDFTDKGHFIVLAGCEDGKIKVNDPFSQANTQKLWDFKRLKGQIKALWVYSAEK; this is translated from the coding sequence ATGACGAAAGAGAAGAAATATTCCAGGCGAAAGCAGCAGGTAAAGCGGCAGATCCTTTTGATCGTGGTTGTGGCAGTCCTTGCGGTGGGATCCCTGGGTACTTATATAGTTCGGTCTTCTGCGGGAAAGCAGGAGACGACAGAGGCGGCAGGGAGTCCGGGTGCGAAGACCGATACAGGCGCGCCGGAGGATCCCTCAGGAGGGGAGACACAAGAGGAGCGGCTTGCCCGGGTGAAAAGGACTGCGGTGGAGGAAAACTACCCGGAAGAAGTGGTGGAACTGCTGGACAAGAATGAAGAAACGGTGGAGTTCGTGGAAGCATATCCCAACAAAAAGGATTGCGCGCCTGCCAGGACCATCGGGACAGATCTGACGAAGGGGGAGATCCCGGAACTGATCCAGTGGGACGGACGGTGGGGGTATACATCCTATGGGACCAGCGTGGTGGCTGCCAGCGGCTGCGGCCCTACCTGTCTTGCCATGGTGGCGGCAGGGCTGACCGGCGACCCTTCTGTCACACCTGCCAGGGTGGCGGCTTACAGTGACAAGCACGGATATGTGGATGAGAATAACAATACCTACTGGCGGCTGATGAGCGAGGGCTGCAGGGATTTTGGGCTTTCCTGCTATGAAGGGGAGATCCGGGAGTCTGCGGTGGTCAGCGAGCTGAAGGCGGGGCACCCTGTTATCTGCAGTGTGGGGCCGGGGGATTTCACGGACAAGGGACATTTTATCGTACTGGCCGGCTGTGAGGACGGGAAGATCAAGGTGAACGATCCCTTCAGCCAGGCCAATACACAGAAGCTGTGGGATTTTAAGCGTCTGAAGGGACAGATCAAGGCGCTGTGGGTGTATTCGGCGGAAAAGTAG
- a CDS encoding DUF5058 family protein: protein MNENVNYMDLANSPLMWLGAAVAVGVVIFQSVLFFKKSLTAAKEAGLTKKQVNMAIKSSAISSIGPSVVILVTMISLIVSMGAPVSWMRLSFIGSVNYEAMAAGFGAQAMGKTLENLNPTAFACGVWVMICGSLGWLIFTLIFTDKMDKVNHIMSKGNAKMVPIISAGAMLGAFANLASGNFFNADGGFEFGGAPAIATIIGCILMMILSKLARDKKIGWLREWAFAISMFAGMFIGYLWNLAA from the coding sequence ATGAACGAAAACGTAAACTACATGGACCTTGCCAACAGCCCGCTGATGTGGCTGGGGGCAGCAGTTGCTGTCGGAGTTGTCATCTTCCAGTCAGTGCTCTTTTTTAAAAAGTCTCTGACAGCGGCAAAAGAAGCAGGACTTACCAAGAAGCAGGTGAATATGGCGATCAAGAGCAGCGCCATCTCATCCATCGGCCCCTCTGTGGTGATCCTGGTGACTATGATCTCCCTGATCGTTTCTATGGGAGCGCCGGTATCCTGGATGCGTCTGTCATTCATCGGTTCTGTCAATTATGAGGCGATGGCAGCCGGTTTTGGCGCCCAGGCCATGGGGAAAACTCTGGAGAACTTAAATCCCACGGCTTTCGCCTGCGGCGTCTGGGTTATGATCTGCGGTTCTCTTGGCTGGCTGATCTTTACTTTGATCTTTACGGACAAGATGGACAAGGTAAACCATATCATGTCCAAAGGAAATGCCAAGATGGTTCCGATCATCTCTGCAGGAGCCATGCTGGGCGCATTTGCCAACCTGGCAAGCGGAAACTTCTTTAATGCAGACGGCGGCTTTGAATTTGGCGGAGCTCCGGCGATCGCTACGATCATCGGCTGCATCCTGATGATGATCCTCTCGAAGCTGGCCAGGGACAAGAAGATCGGGTGGCTGAGAGAGTGGGCTTTCGCGATCTCCATGTTCGCAGGAATGTTTATCGGTTATCTCTGGAATCTGGCAGCCTAA
- a CDS encoding LysR family transcriptional regulator: MFHSMQYIYEVYKERSFSKAAANLYISQPSLSAAVKKVEEKIGAPIFDRSVSPIQLTECGEHYIRSVEEIMEIQHRFENYLNDLNELKTGQIAIGGSNLFASYILPPMIARFTRKYPLVKIHLVEADTPQLMDQLFRGSLDLVIDNCQFPEAVYHPHFLAEETLLLAVPRSFSSNQKNQACQLTLEDIRQNRHLETDFPCISLQDFAGEPFIFLRSGNDTRSRAEKICQIEGVTPNVILKLDQQVTAFNICRYGMGVTFVGDTLLKHIPDARECCFYKLDNPQTRRSIFFYYKQTRFVTRAMEEFIKNAGQI; the protein is encoded by the coding sequence ATGTTCCATTCCATGCAATACATTTATGAAGTCTACAAAGAGCGAAGCTTTTCCAAAGCTGCGGCAAATCTTTATATCAGCCAGCCTTCTCTGAGCGCCGCCGTCAAAAAGGTGGAGGAGAAAATCGGCGCGCCCATCTTTGACCGCAGCGTAAGCCCCATCCAGCTTACAGAGTGCGGGGAACATTATATCCGCTCTGTGGAAGAGATCATGGAGATCCAGCACCGGTTTGAAAATTATCTTAACGATCTCAACGAACTGAAGACCGGCCAGATCGCCATCGGCGGGAGTAATCTTTTCGCTTCTTATATCCTGCCGCCTATGATCGCCCGTTTTACCCGGAAGTACCCTCTGGTGAAGATCCATCTGGTAGAGGCGGACACCCCACAGCTTATGGATCAGCTGTTCCGGGGCTCCCTGGATCTGGTGATCGACAACTGCCAGTTCCCGGAAGCCGTCTACCATCCTCATTTTCTGGCGGAGGAAACCCTTCTTCTGGCGGTGCCCAGGTCGTTTTCCTCCAATCAGAAGAACCAGGCCTGTCAGCTGACCCTTGAGGACATCCGCCAAAACCGGCACCTGGAGACGGATTTCCCCTGCATCTCGCTGCAGGATTTCGCCGGGGAACCTTTTATCTTCCTGCGCTCCGGCAACGACACCCGCTCCCGGGCAGAGAAGATCTGCCAGATCGAGGGCGTCACTCCCAATGTGATCCTGAAGCTGGACCAGCAGGTAACCGCCTTCAACATCTGCCGCTACGGCATGGGGGTCACCTTCGTGGGGGACACCCTCCTTAAGCATATCCCGGACGCCCGGGAGTGCTGCTTCTATAAGCTGGATAATCCCCAGACCAGACGCAGCATCTTCTTCTATTACAAGCAGACCCGGTTCGTCACCCGGGCAATGGAAGAATTTATCAAAAACGCGGGCCAGATCTGA
- a CDS encoding MATE family efflux transporter, whose translation MTTDMTEGKIVPQLTGFAIPLVLGNLFQLTYNAADSVIVGKFVGEEALAAVGTAGPIMNMIILFISGMCMGAGILMSTQYGARRYDRLRRQISTTLLGGLAFSAVTALILILAARPLLALLQVPADILEASVLYLRIIFTGLLFTFVYNFFSNTLRALGDSVAPLYFLIISALFNIGLDLLFIVVFGWGVAGGAAATVLSQGICCLFSVIYIKKKVTLLCLGKEWRVFDPSVLWRTFTYGITSALQQMCIQLGKICVQTVVNVQGVAFIAAFTAINRVDDFAMTPQGNIAHAATTFMAQNKGAGKVRRMKQGFLSSILLQTIYTLAVALAVFFLAEPIMKLFVSDSSEKVISLGVSYLHLIAFMYFMSATTNTIQGFFRGLGDLKVTLISTVINFSVRFLSVWIMIHVLGGGFACLAWSNCLGWIAMLALQIPMILVRWRKEKI comes from the coding sequence ATGACAACAGACATGACAGAAGGGAAGATCGTCCCTCAGCTTACAGGATTTGCGATACCGCTGGTACTGGGCAACCTGTTCCAGCTTACCTACAATGCTGCGGACTCGGTGATCGTGGGAAAATTTGTGGGAGAGGAAGCTCTGGCGGCGGTGGGGACCGCCGGCCCCATTATGAATATGATCATTCTCTTTATCAGCGGGATGTGCATGGGCGCAGGGATCCTGATGAGCACTCAGTACGGGGCCAGAAGATATGACCGTCTGCGGCGGCAGATCAGCACTACGCTGCTGGGAGGGCTTGCGTTTTCCGCAGTGACCGCCCTGATCCTGATCCTGGCCGCCAGGCCGCTGCTTGCTCTTTTGCAGGTGCCGGCGGATATCCTGGAGGCGTCGGTTTTATATCTGCGGATCATATTCACAGGTCTTTTGTTCACCTTTGTGTATAACTTTTTCTCCAACACCCTGCGTGCCCTGGGGGACAGCGTGGCGCCGCTCTATTTTCTGATCATCAGCGCGCTGTTCAATATCGGGCTGGATCTTCTGTTTATCGTGGTCTTCGGATGGGGTGTGGCAGGAGGCGCTGCGGCTACGGTGTTAAGCCAGGGGATCTGTTGTCTTTTCAGCGTGATCTATATTAAGAAGAAGGTGACGCTTTTGTGCCTGGGGAAGGAGTGGAGGGTCTTCGACCCGTCTGTCCTGTGGCGGACCTTTACCTACGGGATCACCAGCGCGCTGCAGCAGATGTGTATCCAGCTGGGGAAGATCTGCGTGCAGACGGTGGTGAATGTACAGGGGGTAGCCTTTATCGCCGCATTTACCGCTATTAACCGGGTGGATGACTTTGCCATGACTCCGCAGGGGAATATCGCCCATGCGGCTACCACTTTTATGGCCCAGAACAAGGGGGCGGGAAAGGTCCGGCGGATGAAGCAGGGCTTCTTAAGCTCCATCCTGCTGCAGACCATCTATACCCTGGCGGTGGCGCTGGCGGTTTTCTTCCTGGCGGAACCGATCATGAAGCTGTTTGTAAGCGACAGCTCGGAGAAAGTCATCAGCCTTGGCGTCTCCTATCTTCACCTCATTGCCTTCATGTATTTTATGTCGGCGACCACCAACACCATCCAGGGGTTCTTCCGGGGACTGGGAGACCTGAAGGTGACTTTGATCAGTACCGTGATCAATTTTTCCGTGCGGTTTCTGTCCGTATGGATCATGATCCATGTACTTGGCGGAGGCTTCGCCTGTCTTGCCTGGTCCAACTGTCTGGGGTGGATCGCTATGCTGGCGCTTCAGATCCCGATGATCCTTGTGAGATGGAGGAAAGAAAAAATTTAA
- a CDS encoding M20/M25/M40 family metallo-hydrolase, which produces MISKERLTSRFLEMIQVYSPSKGEKEMADWIEDYLAKRGISFQSDHAGEAYGGNGRNIVAFIPGTKKGIPLGFAAHMDQIEPCRNVKAIQEGDIIRTDGTTTLGGDDKSGITAILEAVEDLLETNAEHRDIYLVFTSSEEISMMGTKHMDLDMLPCKDLVIADATGDTGVIAYKAPGMEAIRVVFHGKKAHAGIEPEKGINAIKVAAEAISNMHIGRIDPETTSNIGRIEGGSATNIVTDEVEFTAEIRSHSMEKLAAEVAHMEKCCQDAAKAYGASCEFIHEPAYPTLSLDLDCDLVKETVKAMEAEEIRPDLQVIGGGSDANVLAGHGYRSVILGLGMRNVHTVEESLDINEVWKAARVMRRMMDGE; this is translated from the coding sequence ATGATTTCAAAAGAGAGACTTACCAGTCGTTTCCTGGAAATGATCCAGGTCTACAGCCCGTCAAAAGGCGAGAAAGAGATGGCGGACTGGATCGAGGATTATCTTGCCAAAAGAGGTATTTCCTTCCAGTCTGACCATGCAGGGGAAGCCTATGGCGGAAACGGAAGAAACATAGTGGCTTTCATTCCCGGGACCAAAAAAGGAATCCCGCTTGGATTTGCGGCCCATATGGATCAGATCGAGCCCTGCAGGAATGTGAAAGCGATCCAGGAAGGCGACATCATCCGCACAGACGGGACTACTACCCTGGGCGGAGACGATAAATCCGGGATCACGGCGATCCTGGAAGCAGTGGAAGATCTTCTGGAGACAAACGCAGAGCACAGAGACATCTACCTGGTCTTCACTTCTTCGGAAGAGATCAGTATGATGGGTACAAAGCACATGGATCTTGACATGCTGCCCTGTAAGGATCTTGTGATCGCAGACGCTACCGGAGATACCGGCGTGATCGCTTATAAAGCGCCTGGCATGGAGGCGATCCGTGTGGTATTCCACGGGAAGAAAGCACATGCCGGTATCGAGCCGGAGAAAGGGATCAATGCCATCAAAGTGGCGGCGGAGGCTATCAGCAACATGCATATCGGCCGGATCGATCCGGAGACTACATCTAATATCGGCCGGATCGAGGGTGGTTCCGCCACCAATATCGTGACAGATGAAGTGGAATTTACCGCAGAGATCCGTTCCCACAGTATGGAAAAGCTGGCGGCGGAGGTGGCTCATATGGAGAAATGTTGTCAGGATGCGGCCAAAGCATACGGCGCTTCCTGTGAATTTATCCATGAGCCGGCTTACCCCACCCTGTCCCTGGATCTGGACTGCGACCTGGTAAAGGAGACAGTCAAAGCCATGGAGGCAGAGGAGATCCGTCCGGATCTTCAGGTGATCGGCGGAGGAAGCGACGCCAACGTGCTGGCCGGACACGGATACCGCAGCGTGATCCTGGGGCTTGGTATGAGAAATGTCCACACAGTGGAAGAGTCGCTGGATATCAATGAAGTATGGAAGGCGGCCCGGGTAATGCGCAGAATGATGGATGGAGAATAG